The Humulus lupulus chromosome 7, drHumLupu1.1, whole genome shotgun sequence region TGACCTGTTTGGTTTCCGAGGAAATGTTATCAAAACAAAGAATTTGCTAATTGACAATAAAAGGACAGAAATATCACATctttattctctctctctctctctggtcATTCTTTTTCTATAAATGTTAAGCAACTTTCTATGCCTTGTGATGGAGTTTTGAATTGGTTGCGATGGGGATCTAGAAAGTGGTTGGTTTTATTTGACCCTTCTGCATTTTCTTGCTCCCGAAATACTTTTTCTGATATCATAATTATGGTTTTGTCTGTCAAGTTAAACTGGGTTACACATTTTATATGCTAAAAGGTTATGTCTTgctatttatataattttttggaCTAAGCAGTGTGTGTAATAACTGTAATGTATACTCTCTGTTTACAGTTTGTTTGGACTTGATTACAGGAGATACATTCAAAGAATTCAGTTCTGAGCAGAGTTAGAGTTTTAGGCCAACCAACTTATGGAACAGGTTTTTagtttcttcttcaattttctttTCTGGTAAAAAACGAGAAGCCTTTTTTTCTTCAATTCTCATGCTCACTTACTAGTTTTACTCTTGTCACTTGTACATGTTAAATGTTTACTTGAAATTTCAAGTGTCAAGTTtaattttctttgaactttcaTAACATTATGAagtttggtttttggattttgtgttttaaaCTTTCTTGCTGACATGTGGCCTTAAGTAGCACACTTAACTGACGTATGCAGGTTCCTTTGGTATAATGATAGAAGAAAGAACAGAGAGACAAGTTGAAGTGTAAATTAACCTTTAGTTCTCTGGAAGAGATCGAACACCGGACTTTTGAAAACAGTACTGATGTTTTATTGGCAAAAGGTTGACACATTCAGCTGAGCTGATAGACTAATTATTAATAGACCAAACTTTAATCAAATAGTTTAGTCTTGAATTTTCATTTTTTCTCTTTATAAATTCTCCTCTAGATTAGCTATTTGTATAGCTAGGAACATATACATAGTTTAGTGCATCTAAGTGATCCACTCACATGACTAATTACATCAGGTTAAGGTTTAAGTTGAACTTCCTAATTGGCTAAAGTTCTAGATTGAGCTATGGAGTGCTCTTAAGTTAGCTTTCTTCATGGTTCATGAATGTCTTCCAAACATGTAAGTTGACATGAAGGAAAATGTCAAAACTGAAAACTCCTATCATAAAAAGTCTCACAAAGGGGAATTAGCATAACATATTTTCTTTCTTATCTCCTGTAAATGTTACCTTATATTGCAAAGTTAGCAAAATGAAGTTTCTCCCAACTACATGTATAACATACAATCCATTGTGCATTGTTAACATTGAACTCTCAAGCAACCTTATATTACCCTTATCTGACATTGTGAATTGCATTTGCAGCCACAAAACGTTCTGATTCTACCTTCAGCAGCATAATCGAAGGGATATCATCTATGAATTGGAGTCTTAGGCATCATCCTTTGACACTCTTTAGACGTCATTTGGAATTAGTATCTTGTCATTTGAATGTAGATTCATGTACCCAAATGATCATAATATCTGGTTATTGGGTGGGGCCTGATTTTGATGATGGCTGGGGATATGTAGAAGCTTTTGTTAATCCAATTACTTAATTCTTTTGGTGATATTTAGATTTGTTAATCTTTAACTGGACTCTTGGTTTCTGTCTCTTATCTCATTGGGTTACCATTTGTGTTTTCAATGATCTTTATTTCATGCCCTAATAATTATTGGCAAGCCTCGCTACCTCAATTCTTGAACTCATGGTACACACACACTAATTTTTGAAGAAGGGGTTTTAGCATAAATGCCCCTAAGTTTCACTTTGTTTGGCAATTTAATCCAAGAGAATTTTTTTTGGCAATCAAGTTCTCGAGTTCTATAAATTGGAGCAAGTAAGTCtttgttatttaattttttcataaaattcttaattttgaatgattttttatatttatgaCGTGTAAAAATATTTAGAGgtgtataatatataaaaaatgtcaAATTATTCATATAAAActtagaattttatattaaaaaaactaGAAAAACTTGATTACTACTAATTTTGAAACTCAAAGACTTAATtgcaaaaaaattaaattcaGAGGCTAAATTTTCAAATATGAAAAAACTCAAGGGGGCAGGTGGGCTATGTTGGGCCTGAACTATTCTAAGCATGGGGTGATGGACCTTGATTGGGAGTGTATTGGGCTGAAAGAGTGTTTAGAATacgaaattatattttatatgagattttaatattgtgcaaaaatatgacttttttttctttcaaaaaaagttaatcaatgacttttttttttttttaagaattttcacttttatggatttattttcccatatttttgtataaaagttggtttatgctatagttttacttttaatcaatttttattaatttggaagggtatgtttgtaatttgattattattttttttagcttatttgtttttttatattaataatttatattaaatatttctttggttgttttgcaaatttttttttttttttgtaatatgaattgtgtttaaaattatttttatttattataaacatttttttcctttttttaaagattgtttgtttcttttttcaaattctgggtaaggtaactagttactttattgatctttgacagttatgtaaaaaaaaaatcctagggCTAGgctaaataacatgtaccaggagggaTAACCAGTTATCCTGGaaggagtaactttctgccataagaggggtgacgagttactcatattaaatatgaaacgaaacatcaaatttgaaggaaaaagaggaagaacacttcattaaaaaaggaagaagaagtaactttgattttagtaacataggtaatcagttaccataaagaacccaaaaatacacacacatcagaacgtgaaggtaaccagttactcccagaaatatacacacaaagagcgggaaggtaactagttaccacatatctgaagatagaaaaaaaaaatcagacccACCCCCTTTCCCTCTCTCCCATCttcctcatatatatatatttttttctaaatttgaaTGTTCTCATCGGGGTAAGTgattacccattcacgttttcatatttttattagttttctttccaaattttggtgttcctataagggttacaataaaaagaaaatgctgaaaaatttgatttgaatttgtttacatatagtggaaaaaactataaaaaaattacaataataaaagataataaataaaaaaatagtaaaataattatgtaatgttatgatatgtgtgaaaaaaaaggaaaaaaatggaatgagagaagaataagtacaaaaaatgaagaaaaaagaaggaaaaaatattaggaaagaaaactaaaaaaatatgaaaaaaaaaacaaaacaaacgaaatgatgaaggaaaaaaaatgaaaagaagaaaaaataatggaaaaatggaaagaaaaaaaatatgaacgaaaaaattggtagaaaaaaatgaaaaaagaaaaaaggaaagaaaaaaaaagctcatatgtgtgaaaaaagaaaaaaaaatggaaggagaaataATAAAtgcaaaaatgaagaaaacatagaaggaaaaaatgaagaaaaaaaaaagaaagaaaactgaaaaaatatgaacaaaaaaaaaaataaaacaatacaaatgaaagaaaaaaagtagataaataaataaaaatgaaaagaagaataagaataaggagaagaatagaaaaatagaaagcaaaaaaaagatgaaggtaaaaattgatagaaaaaaaaaaaagaaaaaggcaaaaatggaagaaaaataagtaatgaaaaaaagaaagaaagaataactgaaaaaataattaaaaaataaaggaaaaaataaaaaattgaaaaaaataaaataaaataatcttcaaaatcaatgaaaacataattatgataaaaaatgtaGTATTTCCATATTTTATTTAGCTACTAATTGGGTTTccaatacttttattttttttaataaatttttccatacaaattaaaaaaacgTATAATTCCCATATTTTTTATATAGTAATGGTATAAAagctatattttttttaaaaattcgccTTTAGAATCTGTTTCTCAGAGCAACTCTCGTTTTTTTAGGATTTTAAAAAATACCTAACTTTTATATAATTTTACCATCTTTTAACgttttttttcaataaataatattttgaatttttaaaaaataattagtgACTTTCATTTCgaaatacattttttattatattaaatatatattaatcatatacaaaatatatacagaATATGTAATAGTaaatgtaaaaataaaaaaagtacataagatattttaaaaagaaaactgtAACAAATATTGTTGACTGTCCTTTTATCGatcaactaattaaataaaaacttaaagaaaatgcaAGAAGAACACATGAATTTTAGGTGATTCAGGTTATTAaccaaccctagtccacgagtcacttgtattaggatttATGAAACTTGAGGGTTTCAAGCTTCTATGGAGGTCAGACAACGTTTTAGCAATGCTCTGAATACAATAGTCTGGAATCAATCAATGATCATTTACAAAGTATGccctagtcctatttatagatggatgaggacaattaattcccttaatgaGGATTTCATACAAACATTCTCCCTTTATGGGGTCTTAACAACTAATAAATACACATTCTCATAGTTAAGGATATGGTGGGCCCAGACGTATTGCACGGGGCACATTTACGAGGTTACAACCCACAACTTTTTGTAGTAGCACATCCTTGACAGTGTTAGGGGGTAGCTGCACGTTTTCTAATGTCAGGCGATGTCGTGAGACATCCTACTTGTCGCCTGTACAGACTCGACACTACAATTTGGGTAACAGTAACATGTCAGATAGTTGTTTGTGGTCCAGGGTCACTGTGCTTGACACCTGGCACTACATTTCAAGCCCCGAGGATGGTCCTCGCAGCCTCGGACGACTTGAATGGAAAAGGACTTGGAGGACATCGTAATCATAGTCCTCGGGACATAGTCCTCCTCGAGGACATACTTCTCCAAAGGCGATGCACGATTAACATGGGTAAGACCTTCCTTTCGAGGAGCTCTAGGAGAACTCAAAGGGCTTCATTACCTTCCGCGAAGCTCAATTACTCCTTAATGACTGCCACATGTCACTTAgagaaaacacggacaacattttccccctaagTCCTCACTCGTCCTCGGATAGTGGAGACTTAAACTGAGAGGAGTAATTTTGAAGGACGTGTTTGGGAGGAGACGTTTGGGCTTTTCGAGGCATGCCACCTACAAAAAGACAATTCCACGTGTTGAATTCTTATTGTTGAGCCCATCATTCGTTGTCATTTAATGAGGAGTCTTTTCTGTGCCCAAGAAGTCTAATCCGTACCTAAGACGCCATTTCGCTCTGTACTATAGGCGTCATTTTCCCATGCTATGATCACGATCCGCGCCTTGATATTTGTGACAGTTGGATCATGCTCAAGTGCCTACTCCGTAGGTGATCAACGGTTGAGGAGGAATAGCTTCTACTCCAAGTTTTCGAGTATAAAAGTTGAAATTTGCCTCTTTTTTCCATTCACACTATCATTTGAAATTCTCGCAAACTAGAGCTTTAAAAAACTCTCGTCAAGAACAAACcctaaaacccagaaattctgtgACCCTAGAAGGTTGGAGAGAATCGAGTTATTCTGGGTTAATTGCACAAAGTACCTTCGTACACGATACAACACCTACTGATGATTCATCTCGGGTAAGTTTTTTACTTTATCTTTCCTATTTGGATGTTCTTTGAGGTTTTGTGGGTTTCTTTTAGGCTCTTAGGATTTTAGGATTTAGAGGTCATTTTGACCTCTTTTGCTGTCCTCATAGGTCcatgtgttgggttttatgcccttataaaatcatgtcggacatgtaatgcgattttatattgtcaataaaattagtagaaatcatttagtttgacaaccgtgttgcttgcttgtgtttattacatgattattggaataatacaaacatttataaaatcctgaacatataaatagttacaattatagtgactaagtcatagtggattatagttataattatatgttcaaaagaatgagtcctaagattagattagtgcattggattttcactgattgggaaatctacgatatgatctacttacacattcagggtgtgatgtcttttcCAATGCATtaaccaagtagatatgatcggatgtatttggatACATCGGAATAGGACCGATGTTGattattgataaataaataagtatcgttgttattgaatctaatcaatgtcacaacgttgaccataggttaagttgaTCTtgattctgagtgataatattctgctaattatattatttaaatcttttgacttatttgttaccagcttaccctacggtctagcccatacttacatcttggagatttactAGTGTAATTGAgcgggagtattattcatagatatgaaatctataacttttgtatgagaagtgaaaatatgatttccttaattgttttattcaaaaggttaaatgattgagatctcatttctgtgattaagttcacgaaaatatcatttataaggaacttagtgggagttaagctTAAAATACTGATGTGGGGTAagacggtaatttgcacccagctcgttagtaagtcatcgatagatgattgattgactgtaatggttataacaatggataacatatttatgatttggaaaatacattctatgaattcaagagttcaattctgagtctatttTTGAGTCATgagaaattaataaggtagttaaattatttgtaaataaattgacggtaacttattagagcttgatttcatggatccatggtccccacaccacttttgagtaaatcatctagaatgtctcaattaatcgatgtaattatcaattaggatttttaaagttgactaggtcaattttagaaaattttatagagatatgagatttagagaataaaagataatatttgggcaaatttattataattgataaattggtgtcaatataaataaataatattaaatcaagtttcaaattataattagtcaatttgaataaggatttaattaattaattaaaagataaataaataaaaaaggttTTGATTTAGgtccaattgggatttaaattcaaaacaaagagattgagccAAAGTCCAATTGTGGGAGCCCAaggattttattttttgtttattaatttaaatttgaatttaagtttaaataaagcCCGTTATGTTTCCTATTTAAAGAATATGATATTTAGGGTTTTCAGAAGTGAGtcttagttgattcattgggtaagtaaaaacctagacagtctaatcctttcttggccacttactctcttcttctcttctaaatCTCTACTTCATGTgctgagaaccagcccacactagttctaggttgatcaaaggcttggtgaggaagactgtgttgctgatctagttcaatctcttgataatactttgctacagaaggaatcaagggttagagagaagGATTTGTTCCAGTTCCGATGCGTTCATGTAAGTTTCTACACTTTActctgttttgtatcaatttcataggagcatgttctaggaatttgcatgtttgttgataatatgtaaattgcatgaaaataaacaaagatcctatAATATGTATTTCTAACACCATGCTAGTGTCAAAACAGACCGAAATGGACCATTTAGGCTCTTTGGCATTTTTTTGCATTTTGGGCATTCGATCAGAATTTGGAAAATTTCCAGATTCCGGTGAGGTTCTTGAGTTCTAGTGGTGTTCTCCGAGAGCCAATCTAGGGTTCCGAGGACACCCTTGTCCCTTAGAATTTCTTTTCTCCTCCACTCCCCGAGCAGTTGTCATAGGGGTTCTTGTGTTTTGGCCCACTTCCTTTCGGTCAaaatgctaactgcttggttttgttTTAGATGTCTGAGGAGCTCCATCAACTTCACCAACAAGGATTTTACGCATTTGACCAGGAGATGTTAACAATGGCCGGTGAAGGTGAGCGTAAGCTGGAGGGGAGTAGAACACCAGCCTCGGAGCCTCGGAGTAGAACTAGGCAATAGTGATAAGGGAAGAGCCTCCAGCGGTGGAGAGGTCAACCCTTCGAGGTGCCTAGGAGGAGGACGTGAACAAGGGCCCCATCAACGCCCCCATCGTTATGAGGCTAATGGATTTGAGGTGGAGTAGCTTTCGAGCAAGCTGAAGCTCTGTGAAGCCTTGGACCAAATCATAACCCACTATGGGATTGGCAGGGACATCCTTATTCGCCTGCCCAGGAATGCGAAGCGAGCACATCGGAGCGTGAACAACCTCGGGACCTAGAGCCAGTCTCACCTCCAAGTAGGGGTAGCGCTGCCCCTGCACCAATATTTTGTGGACTTCTTGAATTTCGTGGGAATTTCCTTGTTCCAACTGTCCCCGAACGGGTATCGGGTTGTTGCAGGCTTGTACATCCTATACCCAATGATGAACTGGCTCGTGCCTTTCCAGTCAAAATTTTGTATGTGTATAGTTTTCGAGCCTGCTCGAGGAAGAAAAATGGTGACGAGTACTATACCCTGATGAAGTACACTAACCCAAACTGTAATGcactactaatccaggaccgttacaccgtgtgtttgaaatagtgcttaactcggtaagcgagtcatttgaactcacaagtgtaattaaaactaaactaTGGTATAGgtactaaaatttttggtcaataaACTCAAACTTCTCATTTAAAAAGTGTTTGAGTAAATATATGGGATTCCAAAGTTCTTAAAtcaataatacaaatttatcaTAATTATAGAATTAGCCGACCTAAGTGAAAAAATCAAGTTGATATCCCATGTTCCTCAAAAGTATCTCAACCATGGTGGCCGAGCAGGCCGAGTATGTATGCGCCACCCCTAGAGCTCTCAAAATCATGGCTGGTCAATTAtcatttgcccttacctgcaccacaaagcacccgtgagccaagacccaacaagaaaacttaatcaagTAAGACAGATATGAAGATAAGCATCCCTATCAAATACATGCTTTATAAATCATAAGCATATATATGTGGATAATTCAACAAGTATAACGACTCATGCCGAATAGATGCACATCACATCCATGTAATGGTCCCACTACTACGGCCTGGCTCCACCACAGCGACCTACATTACGCATGTAGTGCCGATAACGACCTCAAGGCTGATACGGTCTCCCGACTAATCAATTACAAACAACAATCAATTTTCACCCACATTTATCACAAAAAATGTTAATATAGAGCAAACATTTACTCTAAACAAATTCACAACATGTCATACCCATGTTCGATAATCAAGGGCTCAAGCTTTACACTCGGTGCAtgtgtcagttttcttacctcaagtcctgggTGATAAGGTAAAGCGAcaacgagcacgatcctttcctcctAGCCTTGTGATACccttagtcacaacatattaatggatatccatcaagaactaaaccaattaagagcttcaa contains the following coding sequences:
- the LOC133790942 gene encoding uncharacterized protein LOC133790942 → MACLVSFTFLLPFSTSNAFFKEIHSKNSVLSRVRVLGQPTYGTATKRSDSTFSSIIEGISSMNWSLRHHPLTLFRRHLELVSCHLNVDSCTQMIIISGYWVGPDFDDGWGYVEAFVNPIT